The following proteins are co-located in the Pedobacter frigiditerrae genome:
- the bla gene encoding subclass B3 metallo-beta-lactamase — MISSPLKHPISALIICFAISTFCFKSTAQTIVEPKDTPAEWSKPYPPFRIAGNLYYVGTYDLACYLVVTEKGNILINTGLANSKQIISNNIKTLGFKLTDTKILLTTQAHYDHMGAMAALKKATGAKVLVNAKDAQVMKDGGSSDYALGNGVKTYVPLNPDGLLRDKAVIGLGSTKLVMLDHPGHTKGSCSFMLEVKDKAKTYKVLIANMPSIVTDKKFNEVDTYKNIEKDYAYTLKEMKALSFDIWLASHASQFNLHQKHQPTDSYNPTAFVDKKGYDKALTDLQLAFDKKVKETSK, encoded by the coding sequence ATGATTTCAAGTCCGTTAAAACATCCCATTTCTGCACTTATTATTTGTTTTGCAATTTCAACTTTCTGCTTCAAATCCACTGCCCAAACAATTGTAGAGCCAAAAGACACACCTGCTGAATGGTCAAAACCTTATCCTCCATTTCGCATTGCAGGCAACTTATATTACGTTGGAACTTATGATTTGGCCTGTTATTTAGTAGTTACCGAGAAAGGAAATATCTTAATTAACACTGGCCTAGCAAATTCCAAACAAATCATTAGCAACAATATTAAAACGCTAGGATTCAAGCTAACTGACACCAAGATTTTATTAACTACACAAGCCCATTATGACCATATGGGTGCTATGGCGGCATTGAAAAAAGCTACTGGCGCTAAAGTATTGGTTAATGCAAAAGACGCACAAGTAATGAAAGATGGTGGAAGCTCTGATTATGCATTAGGAAATGGTGTAAAAACTTATGTTCCTTTAAATCCAGATGGGTTATTGCGTGACAAAGCTGTAATTGGCTTAGGAAGCACCAAGTTGGTCATGCTAGACCATCCTGGGCATACTAAAGGCTCTTGTAGTTTTATGCTAGAAGTAAAAGATAAAGCCAAAACCTATAAAGTATTGATTGCCAATATGCCAAGCATTGTTACCGATAAGAAATTTAATGAAGTTGATACTTATAAAAACATAGAGAAAGATTATGCTTACACCTTAAAAGAAATGAAAGCTTTATCATTTGACATTTGGTTAGCTTCTCACGCTAGTCAGTTTAACTTACACCAAAAACACCAACCAACTGATAGCTATAACCCAACTGCTTTTGTAGATAAAAAAGGATACGATAAAGCATTAACGGATTTGCAATTGGCTTTTGATAAAAAGGTTAAAGAAACTAGCAAATAG
- a CDS encoding thioesterase family protein produces the protein MFFKSFWRKKEKSTDKKSVLVGHIDTFKYKTNIEMRFADLDMMGHVNNAVYFTYMEIGRTKYWKHAINWDWKTTGVVIGQASIDYIAPIFLEDKVSMYVRTSRIGNTSFDLEYLIVKDVNGKEVTCSKGKTVCVAFDYGSKTPSAIPDKERNKMIAFEQLETT, from the coding sequence ATGTTTTTTAAGTCATTTTGGCGCAAAAAAGAAAAATCAACAGACAAAAAGTCAGTATTAGTGGGTCACATAGACACTTTCAAGTATAAAACCAATATCGAAATGCGTTTTGCAGATCTAGACATGATGGGCCACGTAAACAATGCCGTATACTTTACCTATATGGAAATCGGAAGAACAAAATATTGGAAACACGCCATCAATTGGGATTGGAAAACAACAGGTGTTGTAATTGGTCAAGCATCAATAGATTACATTGCCCCTATTTTCTTAGAAGATAAAGTGAGCATGTATGTTCGTACATCCAGAATCGGCAACACCAGTTTTGATTTAGAATATTTGATTGTAAAGGATGTAAATGGAAAGGAAGTAACCTGCAGTAAAGGCAAAACAGTTTGCGTAGCTTTTGATTACGGTTCTAAAACCCCATCGGCCATACCAGATAAAGAAAGAAATAAGATGATTGCGTTTGAGCAATTGGAGACCACTTAA
- a CDS encoding Hsp20/alpha crystallin family protein: MTLVKFNNKTRNTAPYFNNVFDSLFSDALNKNHGVNKVPNVNIYEGANAYKIELAAPGLNKEDFKIDLKKDNLSVWAEKKVEADSQKDYTRKEFEYNSFARSFVLPEGVDADKISAEYTNGILYITIGKLDEAKQAHKEIVVS, translated from the coding sequence ATGACTTTAGTAAAATTTAATAACAAAACGAGAAACACAGCACCTTATTTTAACAATGTTTTCGATTCTTTGTTTAGTGATGCATTAAATAAAAATCACGGTGTAAATAAAGTGCCTAATGTAAACATTTATGAAGGTGCTAACGCGTATAAAATTGAATTAGCTGCTCCTGGATTAAACAAAGAAGACTTTAAAATCGACTTGAAAAAAGATAATCTTTCTGTTTGGGCAGAGAAAAAAGTAGAAGCTGATAGCCAAAAAGATTATACACGTAAAGAATTTGAATATAACTCATTTGCAAGGTCATTTGTATTGCCTGAAGGAGTTGATGCTGATAAAATTAGCGCAGAATACACCAATGGTATTTTATATATCACTATTGGCAAGTTAGACGAAGCTAAACAAGCACATAAAGAAATTGTAGTTTCATAA
- a CDS encoding nicotinamide mononucleotide adenylyltransferase, which yields MEREILDTKRKALKINLNEKIYGTFAEIGAGQEVARNFFTAGAAAGTVAKTMSAYDMTFSDAIYGAEASGRYVSQNRLLRMLDHEFSLLNERLLGEKYENRTFFAFANTVTTLNFKRTNEPHGWVGICFQTEPGGLPNEVFFHVRLFDTDVNMQQRVLGIIGVNLVYAAFYHHNEPKVMVESLVDNLTIGSVEIDLISVKGPVFSEVNNTLLNLYLIMKDFSAAAIFDADAHPRQAKDLLYKKDIMILRTKYGQKSLPNFNLFNKATEQFKRTNKVEEGNLAVMIEVLLTNVLTNEQETPDDIDLEAVAKRAEEMCATGNLVIVSNFTRHNRLAKYLGRCKPKSVGISTNINNLKFVFNSKNFGENYSSQLLAYVSDMFTQNVKLFAYPFIDKKTNTVISTSNMPVTPDAKPLFEFLLTNGYITDINDYSEDDVKTV from the coding sequence ATGGAAAGAGAAATCCTTGATACGAAGCGGAAGGCACTAAAAATAAATTTGAACGAGAAAATCTATGGCACATTTGCAGAAATAGGTGCAGGCCAGGAAGTAGCTCGTAATTTTTTTACAGCTGGTGCGGCTGCTGGTACCGTTGCTAAAACCATGTCTGCTTATGACATGACTTTTAGTGATGCCATTTATGGGGCAGAAGCTTCTGGTAGATATGTAAGTCAGAATAGGCTTTTACGTATGTTAGACCACGAATTTAGTTTACTGAATGAACGTTTATTAGGAGAAAAATACGAAAACCGCACTTTTTTCGCTTTTGCAAATACAGTTACCACGCTAAATTTTAAAAGAACTAATGAACCTCATGGCTGGGTAGGAATTTGCTTTCAAACAGAACCTGGTGGCTTACCAAACGAAGTTTTTTTTCATGTTCGCCTATTTGATACTGATGTAAACATGCAACAACGTGTTTTAGGTATCATTGGTGTTAATTTAGTTTATGCCGCTTTTTATCACCACAATGAACCAAAAGTGATGGTTGAATCTTTAGTGGATAACTTAACTATCGGTTCTGTAGAAATAGATTTAATTTCTGTAAAAGGCCCTGTGTTTTCTGAAGTAAACAACACTTTACTAAATCTTTATTTGATCATGAAAGACTTTTCTGCAGCAGCAATTTTTGATGCAGATGCTCACCCTCGTCAGGCTAAAGATTTATTGTACAAAAAAGATATCATGATTTTGCGTACCAAATACGGACAGAAATCATTACCTAACTTTAATTTATTTAACAAAGCTACTGAACAATTTAAACGTACAAACAAAGTTGAAGAAGGCAATTTGGCCGTTATGATTGAGGTTTTGTTAACTAATGTTTTAACAAACGAACAAGAAACGCCGGATGATATAGATTTAGAAGCTGTTGCTAAAAGAGCTGAAGAAATGTGTGCAACTGGCAACTTGGTTATCGTTTCTAACTTTACCCGTCACAATAGGTTAGCAAAATATTTAGGTCGTTGTAAGCCTAAAAGTGTTGGTATCTCAACCAACATCAACAACTTAAAGTTTGTGTTTAACTCTAAAAACTTCGGCGAAAATTATTCTAGTCAGTTATTGGCTTATGTGAGTGATATGTTTACGCAAAATGTAAAACTTTTCGCTTATCCATTTATAGATAAAAAGACCAATACGGTTATTTCTACAAGTAATATGCCTGTAACGCCAGATGCAAAACCATTATTTGAGTTTTTATTGACTAATGGTTACATTACAGACATTAATGATTACAGTGAAGACGACGTTAAAACTGTTTAA
- the rlmF gene encoding 23S rRNA (adenine(1618)-N(6))-methyltransferase RlmF — translation MEKPGAEKSTLHSRNKHRSRYDFKALTVSCTELKSLVSVNKYGDESIDFANPVAVKILNKALLKHFYQIDFWDIPEGYLCPPIPGRADYMHYAADLLASCHNQVIPKGKKIKVLDVGVGANCVYPIIGHQEYGWSFVGSDIDDVAIRSAKNIVDINPSLKNAIELRLQSSKNIFKNIIHKEEQFDLTICNPPFHASAEEALAGSQRKSRNLGHKNHSRPVLNFGGQDAELWTEGGEVGFISKMIEESKSFKNQCFWFTTLVSKSENLGGIYAMLNRAEAVEIRESEMSTGNKITRIVAWTYLNEKQQEDWVKGW, via the coding sequence ATGGAAAAGCCTGGAGCTGAAAAAAGCACATTACATTCAAGAAACAAGCATCGTTCGCGATACGATTTTAAGGCATTAACTGTTTCTTGTACTGAACTCAAAAGCCTTGTTTCCGTAAATAAATATGGTGATGAATCAATAGATTTTGCTAATCCAGTTGCGGTTAAAATATTAAATAAAGCTTTACTTAAACATTTCTATCAAATAGATTTTTGGGATATCCCAGAAGGATATTTATGTCCACCCATTCCAGGTAGGGCCGATTATATGCACTACGCTGCAGATTTATTGGCTTCTTGCCATAATCAAGTCATCCCGAAAGGAAAAAAGATTAAGGTATTGGATGTAGGCGTAGGTGCAAATTGTGTTTACCCAATTATCGGACATCAAGAATATGGATGGAGTTTTGTAGGTTCTGATATCGATGATGTTGCTATCCGCTCTGCGAAAAACATAGTGGATATTAATCCATCACTAAAAAATGCAATTGAATTAAGGTTGCAATCTTCAAAGAACATTTTTAAAAATATCATTCATAAAGAAGAGCAATTTGATTTAACAATTTGCAATCCTCCTTTCCACGCATCGGCGGAAGAAGCGCTGGCAGGTTCGCAAAGGAAAAGTAGAAATTTAGGTCATAAAAACCATTCGAGGCCTGTACTTAATTTTGGTGGTCAAGATGCTGAATTATGGACAGAAGGTGGAGAAGTAGGTTTTATTTCGAAAATGATTGAAGAAAGTAAATCATTTAAAAATCAATGTTTTTGGTTTACTACTTTGGTTTCTAAAAGCGAGAATTTAGGTGGGATTTACGCGATGTTAAATAGGGCAGAAGCTGTAGAGATAAGGGAAAGCGAAATGAGCACTGGGAATAAAATCACACGGATTGTAGCCTGGACTTATTTAAATGAAAAGCAGCAAGAAGATTGGGTTAAGGGTTGGTAA
- a CDS encoding glycoside hydrolase family 43 protein has product MKLKRFTILLFLLPIFAQGQTSGNPIFPGWYADPEGQIFGKTYWIYPTYSAKYKEQVFMDAFSSKDLITWKKHERIIDTASIKWANKAMWAPSITQKDGKYYLFFGANDIQSDKEVGGIGVAVADKPEGPYKDYLGKPLVDKFHNKAQPIDQFVFKDKDGQYYLIYGGWSHCNIAKLNKDFTGFIPYPDGSTFKEITPEGYTEGSFMFMKDGKYYFMWSEGGWTGPNYFVAYAIGDSPMGPFKRIGRILTQDPSIARGAGHHSVVHNVKKDLWYIIYHRRPIGETDGNHRVTCIDLMTFDKDGLINPVKITNEGVKKSKL; this is encoded by the coding sequence ATGAAACTAAAACGATTTACTATTTTATTGTTCTTGCTTCCAATTTTTGCGCAAGGGCAAACATCAGGTAATCCTATCTTTCCAGGTTGGTATGCAGATCCTGAAGGTCAGATTTTCGGTAAAACTTATTGGATTTACCCGACTTATTCGGCAAAATATAAAGAGCAGGTTTTTATGGATGCATTCTCCTCCAAAGATTTGATTACGTGGAAAAAACATGAAAGGATTATTGATACAGCATCAATTAAATGGGCAAATAAAGCAATGTGGGCGCCATCTATCACTCAAAAAGATGGAAAGTACTACCTGTTTTTTGGTGCTAATGATATACAAAGTGATAAAGAAGTGGGTGGTATTGGTGTAGCTGTTGCTGATAAACCTGAAGGACCATACAAAGACTATTTAGGTAAACCATTAGTAGATAAATTTCATAATAAGGCACAGCCGATAGACCAATTTGTTTTTAAGGATAAAGACGGACAATATTATTTAATATATGGTGGCTGGTCGCATTGTAACATTGCCAAATTAAATAAAGATTTTACAGGTTTTATTCCTTATCCAGATGGCTCTACTTTTAAAGAAATTACACCAGAAGGATACACCGAAGGTTCTTTTATGTTCATGAAAGATGGTAAATATTATTTTATGTGGAGTGAGGGAGGTTGGACTGGGCCAAACTACTTTGTTGCTTATGCTATTGGCGACTCTCCAATGGGTCCATTTAAACGTATTGGTAGGATACTAACACAAGACCCTAGCATTGCAAGAGGAGCTGGACATCACTCTGTGGTGCACAACGTTAAAAAGGATTTATGGTATATTATTTATCACCGCAGGCCAATAGGTGAAACAGATGGCAATCACCGTGTTACTTGTATAGATTTAATGACATTTGATAAAGATGGATTGATTAATCCTGTTAAGATTACAAACGAAGGGGTGAAGAAAAGCAAGTTATAG
- a CDS encoding GNAT family N-acetyltransferase — protein MEITENDFIFSDDSNLVDVKAVHNYLSTQSYWAKEIPFELVKRSIENSLCFGIYKDGKQAGFARWVTDKATFAYLCDVYIEEAFRGLGLSKKLMSLMMFHPDLQGLRTYCLATLDAHGLYAQFGFKPVSTPEKLMEIRIQDIYINGKGKM, from the coding sequence ATGGAAATTACCGAAAACGATTTCATTTTTTCTGATGACAGCAATTTAGTTGATGTAAAAGCTGTGCATAATTACTTGAGCACACAATCTTATTGGGCAAAAGAAATCCCATTTGAACTTGTTAAGAGATCGATTGAAAATTCTTTATGTTTCGGAATCTATAAAGATGGAAAACAAGCTGGTTTTGCTCGTTGGGTTACAGATAAAGCTACATTTGCATACCTATGCGATGTTTATATAGAAGAAGCTTTTCGTGGATTAGGCTTATCTAAAAAACTAATGTCGTTAATGATGTTTCATCCAGATTTGCAAGGCTTAAGGACTTACTGTTTGGCAACATTAGATGCTCATGGCTTATATGCTCAATTTGGATTTAAACCTGTCAGCACTCCAGAAAAATTAATGGAAATAAGAATACAGGATATTTACATTAATGGAAAAGGTAAAATGTAA
- a CDS encoding YajQ family cyclic di-GMP-binding protein — protein MPTFDIVSKVDAQTLDNAINNAKKEILNRYDFNGSNSTVELDKKSNTITIVTEDDMRLKAITDSIISRMVKQNLDPKSLDFGKEHAASGNMIRKELKIKEGIDKEAAKKIVAKIKDSKLKVQASMMDDQVRVQSKNIDDLQKVISLCRGEDFGQPLQFINMRN, from the coding sequence ATGCCCACTTTCGATATTGTAAGCAAGGTAGATGCGCAAACTTTAGATAATGCCATCAACAATGCAAAAAAAGAGATTTTAAACCGTTATGATTTCAATGGCTCTAACAGTACTGTAGAGCTGGATAAAAAATCGAACACCATTACCATTGTTACTGAAGATGACATGCGTCTAAAGGCAATCACCGATTCAATCATCTCTCGAATGGTAAAACAAAACTTAGACCCAAAAAGTTTGGATTTCGGAAAAGAACATGCTGCTTCTGGTAATATGATTAGAAAAGAATTAAAAATTAAGGAAGGAATTGACAAAGAAGCTGCAAAAAAAATTGTTGCTAAAATCAAAGATTCTAAGTTAAAAGTGCAAGCTTCTATGATGGACGACCAAGTTCGCGTACAGAGCAAAAACATAGATGATTTACAGAAAGTGATCTCACTTTGCAGAGGCGAAGACTTTGGCCAGCCTTTGCAGTTTATTAACATGAGGAACTAG
- the ppk1 gene encoding polyphosphate kinase 1: MAKKKLPFLNREISWLYFNERVLQEAADETVPLIERIKFLSIFSSNLEEFYRVRVATLSRLVNLNDKAKALLGFNPKKVLNEIKNIVVKHERKFENLFQATLINELAQNRIFILNDTQLNVARGEFVRNHFRDKILSNLVPIMIDLDGPFPELKDRRLYFFVRLIKKGSKKGEKYALIELPSNLPRFLVLPETNGLKFIILAEDIIKYCLDDIFYVFNYDQIEAFSIQLTRDAELDIDKNISDKFIEELKTSLDKRKKGKPMRLLYDTEMPFDMLSVLVSKLKIEAEGLIPGNRYHRFGDFIAFPNVGSKELEYPPVEPLKVKGLHRTESIFNKLAERDYLVNLPYQSYDYIILFLREAAIDPKVTEINITLYRLAENSKVINTLINAAKNGKKVNCVVELKARFDENANIFWTNRLMEEGVNVNYGLSDYKVHSKICLVKRIEKGRPVYYANLATGNFNEKTARIYCDHSIFTAKKEITTDLLKLFTALNKKTIAKDFKHLIVSPLDSRNKIYDLINREIKFAKSKKPAYMILKVNSLADEGIVEKLYEASNAGVQIKLIVRGICCLVPGVVGFSENITVISIIDKFLEHARVFIFGNNGKEEMFLSSADLMSRNFEHRVEVGFPVLDEQVRNEIRDIIEFQLQDNVKARDITKLNNNKYHKNRLTAKVRAQVQTYNYLKNKHNS; this comes from the coding sequence ATGGCCAAAAAGAAGCTACCGTTTTTAAATAGAGAAATAAGTTGGCTTTATTTTAATGAACGTGTTTTGCAGGAAGCAGCAGACGAAACCGTTCCCTTAATTGAACGGATAAAATTCCTTTCAATTTTTTCTTCTAACCTCGAAGAATTTTATCGTGTTCGTGTAGCTACTTTAAGTCGTTTGGTTAACCTAAATGATAAGGCCAAGGCGCTACTTGGCTTTAATCCTAAAAAGGTTTTAAATGAGATTAAAAACATTGTAGTTAAACACGAGCGCAAATTCGAAAATCTATTTCAAGCTACGTTAATAAACGAATTAGCTCAAAATCGTATATTTATTTTAAACGATACGCAACTCAACGTAGCTAGAGGGGAGTTTGTTCGAAATCATTTTAGGGATAAGATTTTATCGAATTTGGTTCCCATTATGATAGATTTGGATGGTCCTTTTCCTGAACTAAAAGATAGACGTCTGTATTTCTTTGTTAGGTTGATTAAAAAAGGTTCAAAAAAAGGAGAAAAATATGCCTTAATTGAATTACCTAGTAACTTACCTCGATTTTTAGTTTTACCAGAGACAAATGGATTAAAATTTATCATTTTGGCAGAAGATATTATAAAGTATTGTTTGGATGATATTTTCTATGTTTTCAATTACGACCAAATTGAAGCTTTCTCTATTCAGCTAACTAGAGATGCTGAACTTGATATTGATAAAAATATCAGCGATAAATTTATAGAAGAACTGAAAACAAGTTTAGATAAACGTAAAAAAGGTAAACCAATGCGTTTATTGTATGATACTGAAATGCCTTTTGATATGTTGAGTGTCTTAGTTTCAAAGTTAAAAATTGAAGCAGAAGGATTAATACCAGGTAACCGTTACCACAGATTTGGCGATTTTATTGCTTTCCCAAATGTTGGTTCAAAAGAGTTAGAATATCCGCCAGTTGAGCCGCTAAAAGTTAAAGGTTTACATAGAACCGAAAGTATTTTTAATAAGCTTGCTGAAAGAGATTATCTCGTTAATTTACCTTATCAATCTTACGATTATATCATTTTATTTCTTCGTGAAGCAGCAATAGATCCTAAAGTAACGGAGATTAATATTACCCTTTATCGCCTTGCAGAAAATTCTAAAGTAATAAACACCTTGATTAACGCTGCTAAAAATGGTAAAAAAGTTAATTGTGTGGTAGAATTAAAAGCAAGGTTTGATGAAAATGCCAATATTTTCTGGACAAATAGGTTAATGGAAGAAGGTGTAAATGTTAATTATGGCTTATCTGATTATAAGGTACATTCTAAAATTTGCTTAGTCAAACGAATTGAGAAAGGAAGACCAGTTTATTATGCAAATTTAGCAACAGGTAATTTTAATGAAAAAACAGCCAGAATTTACTGTGACCACAGCATTTTTACTGCTAAAAAAGAAATTACAACCGATTTATTGAAGCTTTTTACAGCACTTAATAAGAAAACAATTGCCAAGGATTTTAAACATTTAATTGTTTCTCCACTTGATTCTCGAAACAAGATTTATGATTTAATTAACAGGGAAATCAAATTTGCCAAATCAAAAAAGCCGGCATATATGATTTTAAAGGTGAATAGTTTGGCTGATGAAGGTATAGTAGAGAAATTATATGAAGCTAGTAATGCTGGTGTTCAAATCAAATTAATAGTTCGTGGTATTTGCTGTTTAGTACCAGGTGTTGTTGGCTTTAGTGAAAACATTACAGTAATCAGTATCATAGATAAATTCTTAGAACACGCTCGTGTTTTCATCTTTGGCAATAATGGGAAAGAAGAAATGTTTCTTTCTTCGGCAGATTTAATGAGCCGAAATTTTGAGCACAGGGTGGAAGTAGGCTTTCCTGTGTTAGACGAACAAGTGAGAAATGAAATTCGTGATATTATTGAGTTTCAATTACAGGATAATGTGAAGGCAAGGGATATCACAAAATTAAACAATAACAAATATCATAAAAATAGATTAACCGCTAAAGTTAGGGCACAAGTACAAACCTATAACTACCTCAAAAACAAACACAATAGCTAA
- a CDS encoding exopolyphosphatase, whose product MRYAAIDIGSNAVRLLIADITQSEKGYGFKKNTLVRVPLRLGDDAFLDQKISPKKIDDLVKTMSAFKNLMDVYQVTKYLACATSAMREAGNGKEIIKKIKKVADIDLEIIGGQREANIIYSNHIEQNLDANKSYLYIDVGGGSTELSVFVNKQPVASKSFNIGTIRILDNQDKDETWEEMKDWVKSRTKDLKNLAGIGTGGNINKLFRMSGEKEDMPLNFAKLNSMYNELNSYSLKERITLLKLNQDRADVIIPACEIYLTLMKWTGIKQIYVPKVGMVDGIINLLIEENLA is encoded by the coding sequence ATGAGATATGCTGCTATCGATATCGGTTCAAATGCCGTTCGTTTATTAATTGCCGATATTACACAAAGTGAAAAAGGTTACGGATTTAAGAAAAATACATTAGTGCGTGTGCCATTACGTTTAGGTGATGATGCTTTTTTAGATCAGAAAATTTCTCCAAAAAAGATTGATGATTTAGTAAAGACAATGAGTGCATTTAAAAATTTGATGGACGTTTATCAAGTTACTAAATATTTGGCTTGCGCTACATCCGCAATGCGGGAAGCCGGAAATGGAAAAGAAATCATTAAAAAAATAAAGAAAGTTGCAGACATTGACTTAGAAATTATTGGAGGTCAGAGAGAGGCCAATATTATTTACTCTAACCATATAGAACAAAACCTAGACGCCAATAAGAGCTATTTGTACATAGATGTTGGTGGAGGAAGTACAGAATTGTCAGTGTTTGTAAATAAACAGCCTGTTGCTTCAAAATCATTTAATATAGGTACCATCCGGATTTTAGATAACCAAGATAAAGATGAAACTTGGGAAGAAATGAAAGATTGGGTTAAGTCTCGTACAAAGGATTTGAAAAACTTAGCCGGGATTGGTACAGGAGGAAACATCAATAAATTGTTTCGCATGTCTGGTGAGAAAGAGGATATGCCATTGAATTTTGCAAAACTAAACTCGATGTACAATGAACTAAATTCTTACTCATTAAAAGAGCGTATAACCTTGTTAAAACTTAACCAAGATAGGGCAGACGTAATTATCCCAGCTTGTGAAATTTATCTTACTTTAATGAAATGGACAGGCATTAAACAAATTTACGTACCTAAAGTTGGTATGGTTGATGGGATTATAAATTTACTGATTGAAGAGAACTTGGCGTAG
- a CDS encoding MlaD family protein — MKIKNETKVGVLAAFAIALLIIGYNFLKGNSIFSSETTLYARYTQVDGLGVSKPVLINGFQIGRVDKLELDSNGTILATLKIKAQYEIPINTIARLESTDLLGGKAVVMVLGNSREIAKEGYVLNANVEKSLMESVQPVQKKAEMIITKMDSILTSVNAILNPNFQKNVDKSFTSIASTLASLEGTSKKVDALVGSESSKLSAILSNVETITVNFKNNGAKIDAILTNLNTVTDKAAALNFKATIDNANKAVADLQGMVSDLKGGKGSLGKLLNDDEMYKNLTNAAKNLDNLMIDLKANPKRYVHFSVFGGGNKTDK, encoded by the coding sequence GTGAAGATAAAAAACGAAACCAAGGTAGGCGTATTAGCAGCATTTGCAATAGCTTTATTAATAATTGGATATAACTTTTTAAAAGGGAATTCGATATTTTCTAGCGAAACAACATTATATGCTAGATATACTCAAGTAGATGGATTAGGCGTTTCTAAACCTGTATTAATTAATGGTTTTCAAATTGGAAGAGTTGACAAATTAGAACTAGATTCAAATGGTACTATTTTAGCTACTTTAAAAATCAAAGCCCAATACGAAATACCAATTAATACCATTGCTAGGCTAGAAAGCACAGATTTACTTGGTGGAAAAGCTGTAGTAATGGTTTTAGGGAATAGTAGAGAGATTGCAAAAGAAGGCTATGTTTTAAATGCCAATGTAGAAAAAAGTTTAATGGAATCTGTTCAGCCAGTACAAAAGAAAGCTGAAATGATTATTACAAAAATGGATTCTATCCTGACTAGCGTAAATGCTATTTTAAATCCTAACTTCCAGAAAAACGTAGATAAAAGCTTTACCAGCATTGCTTCTACCCTAGCATCGTTAGAAGGTACTTCTAAAAAGGTTGATGCATTGGTTGGCTCTGAGAGCTCAAAATTATCTGCTATTTTATCTAATGTTGAAACAATAACTGTAAACTTTAAAAATAACGGAGCTAAGATTGATGCCATTTTAACGAACTTAAATACAGTAACAGATAAGGCAGCTGCATTAAATTTTAAAGCAACTATCGATAACGCGAATAAAGCAGTCGCTGATTTACAAGGAATGGTTTCTGATTTAAAAGGAGGAAAAGGTTCTTTAGGCAAATTGCTTAATGACGATGAAATGTATAAAAACCTAACCAACGCAGCTAAAAATCTAGATAACTTGATGATAGATTTAAAGGCTAATCCTAAACGTTATGTACACTTCTCTGTATTTGGTGGCGGTAACAAAACAGATAAATAG